One genomic window of Nicotiana sylvestris chromosome 10, ASM39365v2, whole genome shotgun sequence includes the following:
- the LOC138880055 gene encoding uncharacterized protein, protein MPKSNLDETEIVNLRDAKNVKETRISVHLSPLEKEGYTKILREYKDIFAWSYDDMTEAIKKQALADHLAENPVDGEYESLKMYFPEEEVLFIGEDIAESYDSWMMYFDRASNFKGLGIGVVLVSETGQHYPVSTKLRFSCTNNMAEYEACILGLKLAIDMNIQELLVIGDSNLLIHQVREEWATKNSKILPYLHHIQELRKRFTKTEFQHVPRV, encoded by the exons atgccgaagtccaacttggacgaaactgagatcGTTAACCTGAGAGATGCaaaaaatgtcaaggaaacacgaattaGCGTTCACTTATCACCGTTAGAAAAGGAAGGGTACACAAAAATTCTAAGAGAATacaaggacatattcgcctggtcatatgatgacatgactg aggCGATCAAGAagcaggcactagcagatcacctcgctgaaaatcctgtggacggagaatacgaatccttgaaaatgtattttcccgaggAAGAGGTattattcataggagaagacattgcagaatcctatgatagtTGGATGATGTATTTCGATAGAGCATCAAATTTCAAAGGACTTGGAATAGGAGttgtcctagtatcagaaaccggtcagcattatccggtctCTACCAAACTCAGATTCTcgtgtaccaataacatggctgaatacgaagcctgcatcttagggctcaagttggctattgacatgaacattcaagagttgctagtgattggggATTCAaatttgcttatacatcaggtccgagaagaatgggcaaccaagaactccaaaatactcccttatctgcatcacatacaggagttgagaaagaggttcacaaagacagagttccagcatgttcctagagtcTAG